One genomic region from Paramormyrops kingsleyae isolate MSU_618 chromosome 24, PKINGS_0.4, whole genome shotgun sequence encodes:
- the clk4b gene encoding dual specificity protein kinase CLK4b isoform X2, with translation MRRSKRARSREGWISEYSVEEKLEFSKRQKQSSCSAERDSKPRRRNHHLKTYEGHYQESKTISRRMECKERQARQPSRESGVYGNEGPRKELGSDRDWHHYSKSSARSGHSHRSSPAHHRGRRKSSSCQAHSRSHRRKRSRSFEDDEEGHLIYHSGHMLRARYEIVSTLGEGAFGKVVNCIDHSNGGARVALKIIKNVDRYREAAMSEIDVLQQMNSLDRDEHYACVRMLDWFDHHGHICIVFELLGLSTYDFLKENGFMPFTVDQIRLMANQIFRAVHFLHRNKLTHTDLKPENILFVDSDYCLEYNVKLKRDERTLKNTDVKVVDFGNAIYDHEHHTSVVSTRHYRAPEVILELGWNQACDVWSLGCILIEYYLGLTLFQTHDSKEHLAMMERVLGPIPSSLLQKTKKRRYVRHGRLDWDEHNSSGRYVRKHCKPLKQYMSSKSTEHEQLFDLMHKMLEYDVSKRITLEAALRHPFFDPLKGKKK, from the exons ATGCGACGTTCAAAGCGAGCTCGATCCCGGGAGGGTTGGATCTCCGAGTACAGCGTGGAGGAGAAACTCGAGTTCAGCAAACGGCAGAAGCAGAGTTCCTGCAGCGCTGAGAGGGACAGCAAACCGCGGAGACGCAATCATCACTTGAAAACCTACGAAGG GCATTACCAGGAATCTAAGACTATAAGCAGGAGGATGGAGTGTAAGGAGCGGCAGGCCAGGCAGCCGAGCCGGGAGTCGGGAGTGTATGGCAATGAGGGCCCACGCAAGGAGCTGGGCAGTGACAGAGACTGGCACCACTATAGCAAATCCTCGGCACGTAGCGGACATAGCCATCGCAGCAGCCCCGCTCACCATCGCGGGCGACGCAAGAGCTCGTCTTGTCAGGCTCACTCG AGGAGTCATCGCAGGAAAAGATCCAGAAGTTTTGAGGATGATGAGGAGGGTCACCTGATCTATCACAGTGGACACATGCTAAGAGCAAGAT ATGAGATTGTGAGTACTTTAGGAGAAGGAGCCTTTGGGAAAGTTGTGAACTGCATTGATCATTCGAA TGGTGGTGCACGAGTGGCACTGAAGATCATTAAAAATGTTGACCGTTATCGAGAAGCCGCCATGTCTGAGATCGATGTCCTTCAGCAGATGAACTCACTCGATCGCGATGAGCATTA TGCTTGTGTGCGAATGCTGGACTGGTTTGATCACCACGGCCACATCTGCATTGTGTTTGAGCTCCTGGGATTGAGCACCTATGATTTCCTGAAGGAAAATGGCTTCATGCCTTTCACTGTGGACCAGATCAGACTTATGGCAAATCAGATCTTCAGAGCAGTGCACT TCCTACACCGAAACAAGCTTACTCACACTGACCTGAAGCCAGAGAATATCCTCTTTGTGGATTCTGACTACTGCTTGGAGTACAATGTAAAATTG aaAAGGGACGAGAGGACCTTGAAGAATACTGATGTGAAGGTGGTGGATTTTGGAAATGCTATATATGACCACGAGCACCATACTTCTGTGGTGTCCACCAGGCATTATCGAGCACCTGAGGTCATTCTTG AACTTGGATGGAACCAGGCATGTGATGTTTGGAGTCTGGGCTGCATACTAATTGAGTATTACCTCGGATTGACGCTCTTTCAG ACTCACGACAGCAAGGAGCACTTGGCTATGATGGAAAGGGTCCTTGGGCCAATACCCAGCTCCCTCTTACAGAAAACCAA GAAAAGGAGATACGTTCGTCATGGGCGGCTGGACTGGGATGAGCACAACTCTTCCGGGAGATATGTGAGGAAGCACTGCAAGCCCCTTAAA CAATACATGTCCTCAAAGAGTACAGAGCATGAGCAGCTTTTTGACCTCATGCACAAGATGCTGGAGTATGACGTATCCAAAAGGATCACTCTGGAGGCAGCCCTCAGACACCCCTTTTTTGATCCTTTGAAAGGAAAGAAAAAGTGA
- the clk4b gene encoding dual specificity protein kinase CLK4b isoform X1 translates to MGCAIFRHYQESKTISRRMECKERQARQPSRESGVYGNEGPRKELGSDRDWHHYSKSSARSGHSHRSSPAHHRGRRKSSSCQAHSRSHRRKRSRSFEDDEEGHLIYHSGHMLRARYEIVSTLGEGAFGKVVNCIDHSNGGARVALKIIKNVDRYREAAMSEIDVLQQMNSLDRDEHYACVRMLDWFDHHGHICIVFELLGLSTYDFLKENGFMPFTVDQIRLMANQIFRAVHFLHRNKLTHTDLKPENILFVDSDYCLEYNVKLKRDERTLKNTDVKVVDFGNAIYDHEHHTSVVSTRHYRAPEVILELGWNQACDVWSLGCILIEYYLGLTLFQTHDSKEHLAMMERVLGPIPSSLLQKTKKRRYVRHGRLDWDEHNSSGRYVRKHCKPLKQYMSSKSTEHEQLFDLMHKMLEYDVSKRITLEAALRHPFFDPLKGKKK, encoded by the exons ATGGGCTGTGCCATTTTCAG GCATTACCAGGAATCTAAGACTATAAGCAGGAGGATGGAGTGTAAGGAGCGGCAGGCCAGGCAGCCGAGCCGGGAGTCGGGAGTGTATGGCAATGAGGGCCCACGCAAGGAGCTGGGCAGTGACAGAGACTGGCACCACTATAGCAAATCCTCGGCACGTAGCGGACATAGCCATCGCAGCAGCCCCGCTCACCATCGCGGGCGACGCAAGAGCTCGTCTTGTCAGGCTCACTCG AGGAGTCATCGCAGGAAAAGATCCAGAAGTTTTGAGGATGATGAGGAGGGTCACCTGATCTATCACAGTGGACACATGCTAAGAGCAAGAT ATGAGATTGTGAGTACTTTAGGAGAAGGAGCCTTTGGGAAAGTTGTGAACTGCATTGATCATTCGAA TGGTGGTGCACGAGTGGCACTGAAGATCATTAAAAATGTTGACCGTTATCGAGAAGCCGCCATGTCTGAGATCGATGTCCTTCAGCAGATGAACTCACTCGATCGCGATGAGCATTA TGCTTGTGTGCGAATGCTGGACTGGTTTGATCACCACGGCCACATCTGCATTGTGTTTGAGCTCCTGGGATTGAGCACCTATGATTTCCTGAAGGAAAATGGCTTCATGCCTTTCACTGTGGACCAGATCAGACTTATGGCAAATCAGATCTTCAGAGCAGTGCACT TCCTACACCGAAACAAGCTTACTCACACTGACCTGAAGCCAGAGAATATCCTCTTTGTGGATTCTGACTACTGCTTGGAGTACAATGTAAAATTG aaAAGGGACGAGAGGACCTTGAAGAATACTGATGTGAAGGTGGTGGATTTTGGAAATGCTATATATGACCACGAGCACCATACTTCTGTGGTGTCCACCAGGCATTATCGAGCACCTGAGGTCATTCTTG AACTTGGATGGAACCAGGCATGTGATGTTTGGAGTCTGGGCTGCATACTAATTGAGTATTACCTCGGATTGACGCTCTTTCAG ACTCACGACAGCAAGGAGCACTTGGCTATGATGGAAAGGGTCCTTGGGCCAATACCCAGCTCCCTCTTACAGAAAACCAA GAAAAGGAGATACGTTCGTCATGGGCGGCTGGACTGGGATGAGCACAACTCTTCCGGGAGATATGTGAGGAAGCACTGCAAGCCCCTTAAA CAATACATGTCCTCAAAGAGTACAGAGCATGAGCAGCTTTTTGACCTCATGCACAAGATGCTGGAGTATGACGTATCCAAAAGGATCACTCTGGAGGCAGCCCTCAGACACCCCTTTTTTGATCCTTTGAAAGGAAAGAAAAAGTGA
- the clk4b gene encoding dual specificity protein kinase CLK4b isoform X3, whose product MSEIDVLQQMNSLDRDEHYACVRMLDWFDHHGHICIVFELLGLSTYDFLKENGFMPFTVDQIRLMANQIFRAVHFLHRNKLTHTDLKPENILFVDSDYCLEYNVKLKRDERTLKNTDVKVVDFGNAIYDHEHHTSVVSTRHYRAPEVILELGWNQACDVWSLGCILIEYYLGLTLFQTHDSKEHLAMMERVLGPIPSSLLQKTKKRRYVRHGRLDWDEHNSSGRYVRKHCKPLKQYMSSKSTEHEQLFDLMHKMLEYDVSKRITLEAALRHPFFDPLKGKKK is encoded by the exons ATGTCTGAGATCGATGTCCTTCAGCAGATGAACTCACTCGATCGCGATGAGCATTA TGCTTGTGTGCGAATGCTGGACTGGTTTGATCACCACGGCCACATCTGCATTGTGTTTGAGCTCCTGGGATTGAGCACCTATGATTTCCTGAAGGAAAATGGCTTCATGCCTTTCACTGTGGACCAGATCAGACTTATGGCAAATCAGATCTTCAGAGCAGTGCACT TCCTACACCGAAACAAGCTTACTCACACTGACCTGAAGCCAGAGAATATCCTCTTTGTGGATTCTGACTACTGCTTGGAGTACAATGTAAAATTG aaAAGGGACGAGAGGACCTTGAAGAATACTGATGTGAAGGTGGTGGATTTTGGAAATGCTATATATGACCACGAGCACCATACTTCTGTGGTGTCCACCAGGCATTATCGAGCACCTGAGGTCATTCTTG AACTTGGATGGAACCAGGCATGTGATGTTTGGAGTCTGGGCTGCATACTAATTGAGTATTACCTCGGATTGACGCTCTTTCAG ACTCACGACAGCAAGGAGCACTTGGCTATGATGGAAAGGGTCCTTGGGCCAATACCCAGCTCCCTCTTACAGAAAACCAA GAAAAGGAGATACGTTCGTCATGGGCGGCTGGACTGGGATGAGCACAACTCTTCCGGGAGATATGTGAGGAAGCACTGCAAGCCCCTTAAA CAATACATGTCCTCAAAGAGTACAGAGCATGAGCAGCTTTTTGACCTCATGCACAAGATGCTGGAGTATGACGTATCCAAAAGGATCACTCTGGAGGCAGCCCTCAGACACCCCTTTTTTGATCCTTTGAAAGGAAAGAAAAAGTGA